A DNA window from Chryseobacterium sp. MEBOG06 contains the following coding sequences:
- the glpK gene encoding glycerol kinase GlpK, producing MNEQLILALDQGTTSSRAILFNHSGEIKYVSQKDFRQIFPTPGWVEHDPNEIWSSQISVAAEIIAKAGISGLEVAAIGITNQRETTVVWDKETGEPIYNAIVWQDRRTSKYCDELKDQGHAEVIHQKTGLVLDAYFSATKLKWILDNVEGAREKAEAGKLCFGTVDTWLVWKLTRGKMFITDVSNASRTMLLNIHTLEWDNDLLELFNIPRSILPAVKQSSEIYGETATTLFSTKIPIAGIAGDQQAALFGQMCTTPGMVKNTYGTGCFLLMNTGTEAVSSKNNLLTTVAWKINGEVNYALEGSVFVGGAAIQWLRDGLKLIHSSEEVNKLASTVKDNGGVYFVPALTGLGAPYWDQYARGTIVGITRGTTDGHIARATLEGIAFQVYEIVKAMEADSGRESFELRVDGGASASDLLMQIQSDLFGFKITRPKTLETTALGAAYLAGLAVGYWKSIDEIQAQWIVDKDFHPQLEREQVDKMTHFWKKAVKSAQSWIED from the coding sequence ATGAATGAACAATTAATTCTCGCTTTAGACCAAGGAACGACTTCCTCACGAGCGATCTTATTCAACCACAGCGGAGAAATAAAATATGTATCTCAGAAAGATTTCAGACAAATATTCCCTACCCCGGGCTGGGTAGAACATGATCCGAATGAAATCTGGTCATCACAGATCTCCGTAGCGGCAGAAATTATAGCCAAAGCAGGCATCTCCGGACTGGAAGTTGCTGCAATCGGTATTACCAATCAACGGGAGACTACTGTTGTCTGGGACAAAGAAACAGGGGAACCTATTTATAATGCTATTGTATGGCAGGACCGCAGAACTTCAAAATACTGCGATGAACTAAAAGATCAGGGACACGCCGAGGTCATTCATCAAAAAACGGGGCTTGTACTGGATGCTTATTTTTCTGCAACCAAGCTGAAATGGATTCTTGACAATGTAGAGGGAGCCAGAGAGAAAGCAGAAGCAGGAAAACTATGCTTCGGCACTGTTGATACCTGGCTGGTCTGGAAACTGACCCGTGGGAAAATGTTTATCACAGATGTATCCAATGCGAGCAGAACTATGCTTCTCAACATTCACACCCTGGAATGGGACAATGACTTACTAGAGTTATTTAATATCCCAAGGTCTATCCTTCCTGCCGTAAAACAGAGCAGCGAAATATATGGAGAAACTGCCACTACTCTATTTTCCACAAAAATTCCGATTGCAGGAATTGCAGGAGATCAGCAGGCAGCCTTATTCGGGCAGATGTGTACAACCCCCGGAATGGTAAAAAATACATATGGAACAGGATGTTTCTTATTAATGAATACAGGAACAGAAGCTGTTTCCTCAAAAAATAATCTTCTTACAACCGTTGCCTGGAAAATAAATGGAGAGGTCAACTATGCGCTGGAAGGCAGCGTTTTTGTAGGCGGAGCAGCCATTCAGTGGTTGCGGGACGGGCTTAAACTTATTCATTCTTCTGAAGAGGTAAATAAACTGGCTTCTACGGTAAAAGATAATGGTGGGGTTTATTTTGTACCTGCTCTTACAGGGCTTGGTGCCCCTTATTGGGACCAGTATGCCCGTGGAACAATCGTAGGAATTACCCGTGGTACAACAGATGGCCATATCGCAAGAGCAACATTAGAAGGAATCGCATTCCAGGTCTATGAAATTGTAAAAGCAATGGAGGCAGATTCAGGAAGAGAAAGCTTTGAACTGAGAGTAGATGGAGGTGCTTCGGCAAGTGATCTGCTGATGCAGATACAATCTGACTTATTTGGTTTTAAAATAACGAGACCAAAAACCCTGGAAACCACAGCACTTGGAGCAGCTTACCTGGCAGGCCTTGCAGTAGGATACTGGAAAAGCATAGATGAAATACAGGCTCAATGGATTGTAGACAAAGACTTTCATCCTCAATTGGAAAGAGAGCAAGTGGATAAAATGACCCACTTCTGGAAGAAAGCTGTAAAAAGCGCTCAAAGCTGGATAGAAGATTAA
- the rplX gene encoding 50S ribosomal protein L24 translates to MSKLKIKRGDNVIITTGKKDIKGKTGEVIEVIKKEGKDPRVIVAGLNIVKKHVKPSAANPQGGITEKEASIHISNVALVGKDGKAIKIGYKIEGDTKVRINKKTGETL, encoded by the coding sequence ATGTCAAAGTTAAAAATAAAAAGAGGAGATAACGTAATCATTACTACTGGTAAGAAAGATATCAAAGGTAAAACTGGTGAAGTTATTGAAGTGATCAAGAAAGAAGGAAAAGACCCTAGAGTAATCGTTGCAGGACTTAATATCGTTAAAAAACACGTTAAGCCTTCAGCTGCAAATCCTCAAGGAGGAATTACAGAAAAGGAAGCTTCTATTCATATCTCAAACGTAGCTTTAGTTGGTAAAGACGGAAAAGCTATCAAAATCGGTTACAAAATCGAAGGAGATACGAAAGTAAGAATCAACAAAAAAACGGGTGAAACTTTATAA
- the rpmC gene encoding 50S ribosomal protein L29, with protein MKNADIKNLSAGDIQAQLTEAKAQYSKLKLAHAISPIENPIQIKDLRRTIARLNTELTNKQ; from the coding sequence ATGAAAAATGCTGATATTAAAAATTTAAGCGCGGGAGATATTCAAGCTCAATTAACTGAAGCAAAAGCTCAATATTCTAAATTGAAATTAGCTCATGCAATCAGCCCAATTGAAAACCCGATTCAAATCAAAGATTTGAGAAGAACAATCGCAAGACTAAACACTGAGTTAACTAACAAACAATAA
- a CDS encoding MIP/aquaporin family protein, with amino-acid sequence MTPFIAEVIGTMLLILLGNGVVANVVLKDTKGNNSGWIVITTAWALAVFVGVTVAGPISGAHLNPAVTIGLAVAGKFSWDLVPTYIAAQMIGGMLGAFLVWLFHKDHFAITEDEGAKLACFSTTPAIRRTSSNLISEIIGTFVLVFSIFYFANPSISLEADPTAKVGLGSIGAIPVTFVVWAIGLSLGGTTGYAINPARDLAPRIMHAILPVKGSSDWGYAWIPVVGPVTGAIIAAVLYGFLK; translated from the coding sequence ATGACTCCATTTATCGCAGAAGTAATCGGAACGATGCTTCTTATATTATTGGGCAACGGCGTTGTAGCTAATGTTGTCTTAAAAGATACTAAAGGAAATAATTCCGGATGGATTGTTATTACTACAGCCTGGGCACTGGCAGTATTTGTAGGGGTCACCGTGGCAGGACCAATAAGTGGAGCACATCTGAACCCTGCTGTGACAATAGGCCTCGCTGTAGCAGGAAAGTTCTCATGGGATCTGGTTCCTACTTATATTGCCGCACAAATGATTGGAGGAATGCTGGGAGCTTTTCTGGTCTGGCTGTTTCATAAAGACCATTTCGCCATCACGGAAGATGAAGGCGCAAAACTGGCCTGTTTCAGCACAACTCCAGCTATCAGGAGAACATCATCTAATCTTATAAGTGAGATCATAGGAACGTTTGTACTTGTATTCAGTATATTTTATTTTGCCAATCCAAGTATTTCTTTAGAGGCAGATCCTACAGCTAAAGTAGGACTTGGCTCTATAGGAGCCATACCTGTAACGTTTGTGGTATGGGCAATAGGATTATCTCTAGGGGGAACTACAGGATACGCTATCAACCCTGCCAGAGATTTAGCCCCAAGAATTATGCATGCTATTCTTCCTGTAAAAGGCAGCAGCGATTGGGGATACGCATGGATTCCCGTAGTAGGCCCTGTTACGGGAGCTATTATTGCCGCTGTTTTATATGGATTTTTAAAGTAA
- the rplB gene encoding 50S ribosomal protein L2, which yields MSVRKLKPITPGQRFRIVNNFEEITTNKPEKSLTVGISKSGGRNQTGKMTMRYTGGGHKKKYRIIDFKRNKENVEATVKSVEYDPNRTAFIALLEYADGEKRYIIAPNGIKVDQKVISGESVEPNVGNAMKLKNIPLGTVISCVEMKPGQGAILARSAGSSAQLTSRDGKYAIIKLPSGESRMILTECYAMIGSVSNSDHQLTVSGKAGRSRWLGRRPRTRAVVMNPVDHPMGGGEGRSSGGHPRSRNGMPAKGYKTRKKNKASNRHIISKRK from the coding sequence ATGTCTGTTAGAAAATTAAAACCTATCACCCCGGGACAGAGATTCAGAATTGTTAACAATTTTGAAGAAATTACTACCAACAAACCAGAGAAATCTCTAACAGTTGGTATTAGTAAGTCAGGTGGACGTAACCAAACTGGTAAAATGACCATGCGTTACACCGGAGGTGGACACAAAAAGAAATACAGAATTATTGACTTCAAAAGAAACAAAGAAAACGTTGAAGCCACTGTAAAATCTGTAGAATACGATCCAAACAGAACTGCATTTATCGCTTTATTAGAGTATGCTGACGGAGAGAAGAGATATATCATCGCTCCAAACGGTATCAAAGTTGATCAGAAAGTGATTTCTGGAGAAAGCGTAGAACCAAATGTAGGGAACGCAATGAAGTTGAAAAACATTCCATTAGGTACTGTTATTTCTTGTGTTGAAATGAAGCCTGGTCAAGGTGCTATTTTAGCAAGAAGTGCTGGTTCTTCAGCTCAATTGACTTCTAGAGATGGTAAATATGCAATCATCAAATTGCCTTCAGGAGAATCAAGAATGATCCTTACTGAATGTTATGCAATGATTGGATCTGTTTCCAACTCAGATCATCAGTTAACTGTATCAGGTAAGGCTGGTAGAAGCAGATGGTTAGGTAGAAGACCAAGAACTAGAGCGGTTGTAATGAACCCAGTAGATCACCCAATGGGAGGTGGTGAAGGACGTTCTTCAGGAGGTCACCCAAGATCTAGAAACGGTATGCCTGCTAAAGGTTACAAAACCAGAAAGAAAAATAAAGCGTCTAACCGTCATATCATATCTAAACGTAAATAA
- the rplV gene encoding 50S ribosomal protein L22, with protein MGSRKRESALARKLTNQDVVKALHNDCPSSPRKMRLVADIIRGVEVDKALYILKYSKKDASNKLEKVLLSAMANWQAKNEGADIEEANLIVKEIFVDSARQLKRLRPAPQGRGYRIRKRSNHITLILGNKEN; from the coding sequence ATGGGATCAAGAAAAAGAGAAAGTGCATTAGCACGTAAATTAACAAATCAAGATGTAGTAAAAGCATTACATAACGATTGCCCGTCTTCTCCAAGAAAGATGAGATTAGTAGCTGATATCATCAGAGGGGTAGAAGTAGACAAAGCTTTATACATCCTTAAATATTCTAAAAAAGACGCTTCTAACAAATTAGAGAAAGTCCTACTTTCAGCTATGGCCAACTGGCAAGCTAAAAACGAAGGCGCTGATATTGAAGAAGCTAATCTTATCGTTAAAGAAATTTTTGTAGATAGTGCAAGACAATTGAAGAGACTAAGACCAGCTCCACAAGGTAGAGGGTATAGAATCAGAAAAAGATCAAACCACATTACATTAATCTTAGGTAATAAAGAAAATTAA
- the rpsS gene encoding 30S ribosomal protein S19, whose protein sequence is MARSLKKGPFIHHTLDKKVQTNIESGKKTVIKTWSRASMISPDFVGQTIAVHNGKSFIPVYVTENMVGHKLGEFSPTRSFRGHGGNKNKGSR, encoded by the coding sequence ATGGCAAGATCACTTAAAAAAGGACCATTCATTCATCATACTTTAGATAAGAAGGTTCAGACAAACATAGAGTCTGGTAAGAAGACAGTTATTAAAACTTGGTCTAGAGCATCTATGATCTCTCCAGACTTCGTAGGACAAACTATTGCTGTACACAACGGGAAATCATTTATCCCTGTATATGTTACAGAAAACATGGTTGGTCACAAGTTAGGCGAATTTTCTCCAACAAGATCTTTCAGAGGTCATGGTGGTAATAAAAACAAAGGAAGTAGATAA
- the rplN gene encoding 50S ribosomal protein L14, which yields MLQTESRLKVADNTGAKEVLVIRVLGGTRRRYASVGDKIVVTIKDSTPSGNAKKGQVSKAVVVRTKKAVRRKDGSYIKFDDNACVLLNAAGEMRGTRVFGPVARELRDKEYMKIISLAPEVL from the coding sequence ATGTTACAAACAGAATCAAGATTAAAAGTTGCTGATAACACAGGTGCTAAAGAAGTACTAGTTATCAGAGTTCTGGGAGGAACCAGAAGAAGATATGCTTCAGTTGGTGATAAAATCGTTGTTACTATCAAGGATTCTACACCATCAGGAAATGCAAAAAAAGGTCAGGTATCTAAAGCTGTAGTAGTAAGAACTAAAAAAGCAGTAAGAAGAAAAGATGGTTCATACATCAAATTCGACGATAATGCTTGTGTATTACTAAATGCAGCAGGAGAAATGAGAGGAACACGTGTTTTCGGACCGGTTGCTCGTGAGTTGAGAGACAAAGAATATATGAAAATCATTTCATTAGCTCCTGAAGTACTTTAA
- a CDS encoding DeoR/GlpR family DNA-binding transcription regulator codes for MEKLIPRHDEILKELDEKGHVLVQDLCEKLNVSSVTIRKDLNYLESLGLLFRNHGGASKQVRYAYEKNVVEKENINVEAKQAIAKAALPLIQENDCIILASGTTMHYLARMLVNFGPLTVLTSSLRVAIELCNNPNINIIQLGGEVRKSSTSIVGSISEGIIKQFSCNKLFLGVDGIDLEFGISTSNAAEAHLNQVMIDCADQTVILADSSKLNKKGFGKIAGLDQIDYLITDNGISFEDQAKLEEIGVNVIAK; via the coding sequence ATGGAAAAGCTAATACCAAGGCATGATGAAATATTGAAAGAGCTTGATGAGAAGGGGCATGTGCTTGTTCAGGATCTGTGCGAAAAACTCAATGTTTCTTCAGTTACGATTCGAAAGGATTTGAACTATCTTGAAAGCTTAGGGCTTCTTTTTAGAAATCATGGCGGAGCAAGCAAGCAAGTACGTTATGCTTATGAAAAAAATGTGGTAGAGAAAGAAAATATAAATGTAGAGGCTAAGCAGGCTATTGCAAAAGCTGCTCTTCCGTTGATTCAGGAAAATGACTGTATTATACTGGCGTCCGGTACTACAATGCATTATCTTGCACGGATGCTGGTGAATTTTGGTCCGCTTACCGTACTGACCTCTTCTCTGAGGGTTGCTATTGAACTTTGTAATAATCCTAACATTAATATTATACAGTTAGGCGGAGAAGTTAGAAAAAGCTCTACTTCGATAGTAGGGTCCATTTCGGAAGGCATTATTAAGCAGTTTTCATGTAATAAACTCTTTCTGGGAGTAGATGGTATTGATCTTGAATTTGGAATCAGTACTTCTAACGCTGCAGAGGCACATCTTAATCAGGTGATGATTGATTGTGCAGATCAGACGGTGATCCTTGCTGATTCTTCCAAGCTTAATAAAAAAGGATTTGGTAAAATAGCAGGTCTTGATCAGATAGACTACCTGATTACAGATAATGGTATTTCTTTTGAGGATCAGGCTAAGCTGGAAGAAATTGGAGTTAATGTAATTGCAAAATAA
- the rplP gene encoding 50S ribosomal protein L16, with protein MLQPKRTKFRRVHKMKMKGIAQRGNQLAYGTFGIKATEGAWITARQIEAARIAATRYMKREGQLWIKIFPDKPITKKPAEVRMGKGKGAVEYWVAVVKPGKIMFEVGGVPYEIAKEALRLAAQKLPVVTKFVVANDFVKPL; from the coding sequence ATGTTACAACCAAAAAGAACCAAATTCCGTAGAGTTCATAAGATGAAGATGAAGGGGATTGCTCAAAGAGGTAATCAACTTGCTTACGGAACTTTCGGGATTAAAGCGACGGAAGGCGCTTGGATCACAGCTAGACAAATTGAAGCGGCTCGTATCGCGGCAACAAGATATATGAAGAGAGAAGGTCAGCTATGGATCAAAATATTCCCAGATAAGCCAATTACAAAGAAACCAGCCGAAGTAAGGATGGGTAAAGGTAAGGGTGCTGTTGAATATTGGGTAGCTGTAGTAAAACCAGGTAAAATTATGTTCGAAGTTGGAGGTGTACCTTACGAAATCGCTAAGGAAGCTTTAAGACTTGCAGCACAAAAATTACCAGTAGTTACTAAATTCGTCGTTGCTAACGATTTTGTTAAACCTCTATAA
- the rpsC gene encoding 30S ribosomal protein S3, translated as MGQKTNPIGNRLGIIRGWDSNWFGGNDYGDRIAEDYKIRRYLEARLSKGGISKIYIERTLKLVTVTITTARPGLIIGKGGQEVDKLKEELKKLTGKDIQINIFEIKRPELDAVLVADSISKQIENRISYRRAVKMAMASTMRMGAEGIKVQISGRLNGAEMARSESFKDGRIPLSTFRADIDYHWAEAHTTYGRLGVKVWIMKGEVYGKRELSPLVGQQKKGGQSGDRNRGGDRDNRRPRKNNNNNNNNN; from the coding sequence ATGGGACAGAAGACAAATCCAATTGGTAATAGATTAGGTATCATCAGAGGATGGGATTCTAACTGGTTTGGTGGAAACGATTATGGAGACAGAATCGCTGAAGACTACAAAATCAGAAGATACCTTGAGGCTAGATTATCTAAAGGTGGTATTTCAAAAATTTATATTGAAAGAACACTAAAATTAGTAACAGTTACAATTACTACTGCTAGACCGGGACTTATCATCGGTAAAGGAGGTCAGGAAGTTGATAAATTGAAAGAAGAATTGAAGAAACTTACTGGTAAGGATATTCAAATCAACATCTTTGAAATCAAAAGACCTGAATTAGACGCTGTACTAGTTGCTGATAGTATTTCTAAGCAAATTGAAAACAGAATTTCTTACAGAAGAGCTGTTAAAATGGCAATGGCAAGTACTATGAGAATGGGTGCTGAAGGTATTAAAGTTCAGATCTCAGGAAGATTGAACGGTGCTGAAATGGCAAGAAGCGAATCTTTCAAAGACGGAAGAATTCCATTGTCAACTTTCAGAGCTGATATCGATTATCACTGGGCTGAAGCTCACACTACTTATGGTAGACTAGGTGTTAAAGTTTGGATTATGAAAGGTGAAGTTTATGGTAAAAGAGAACTTTCCCCACTAGTAGGACAACAGAAAAAAGGAGGTCAGTCAGGAGATAGAAACAGAGGAGGAGACAGAGACAACAGAAGACCTAGAAAAAATAATAACAATAATAACAATAATAATTAA
- the rplC gene encoding 50S ribosomal protein L3 — protein MSGIIGKKIGMTSLFNEEGKNIPCTVIQAGPCSILQVRTLEKDGYTAVQLGFDDKSEKNVGKALAGHFKKAGSAPKAKLVEFHDGFSDAKVGEEVKVDLFIEGEYVDVTGTSKGKGFQGVVKRHGFGGVMQATHGQHNRLRAPGSIGAGSDPSRVFKGMRMAGRMGGEQVTVQNLQVLKVDQEQNLLVVKGAVPGAKNSYVIIRKWN, from the coding sequence ATGTCAGGTATTATTGGTAAAAAAATCGGTATGACATCTTTGTTTAACGAAGAAGGGAAAAACATTCCTTGTACAGTTATTCAAGCAGGTCCATGCTCGATTTTACAGGTCAGAACCTTAGAAAAAGACGGTTATACAGCTGTTCAATTAGGTTTCGATGACAAGAGTGAGAAGAACGTTGGTAAAGCGTTAGCTGGCCATTTTAAAAAGGCTGGTTCTGCTCCTAAAGCTAAATTAGTAGAATTCCATGATGGATTCTCAGATGCTAAAGTAGGAGAAGAAGTAAAAGTTGATCTATTCATCGAAGGTGAATATGTTGACGTAACAGGAACTTCAAAAGGTAAAGGCTTCCAGGGTGTTGTTAAAAGACACGGATTTGGAGGTGTAATGCAGGCAACTCATGGTCAGCACAACAGACTTAGAGCTCCAGGTTCTATCGGTGCTGGTTCAGACCCTTCAAGAGTATTCAAAGGGATGAGAATGGCTGGAAGAATGGGAGGTGAGCAGGTAACTGTTCAAAACCTTCAAGTGTTAAAAGTTGATCAAGAACAAAATCTTTTAGTAGTAAAAGGTGCTGTTCCGGGAGCTAAAAATTCTTATGTAATTATCAGAAAATGGAACTAG
- the rplW gene encoding 50S ribosomal protein L23, with the protein MSIIIKPVISEKANYLTDLRGSYSFLVEPKANKIQIKKAVEAAYGVKVADVNTMIYAPKVSSKYTKKGLQVGKTNKLKKAVIKLVEGEVIDIFAVN; encoded by the coding sequence ATGTCTATTATTATTAAACCAGTTATTTCAGAAAAGGCTAATTACCTTACAGATTTAAGAGGTTCTTATTCTTTCTTAGTTGAACCTAAGGCGAATAAAATCCAGATTAAAAAAGCTGTTGAAGCAGCTTACGGTGTAAAAGTAGCAGACGTTAACACAATGATTTATGCTCCGAAGGTTTCTTCAAAGTACACTAAAAAAGGTCTTCAAGTAGGAAAGACAAACAAATTGAAAAAGGCGGTAATCAAGCTTGTTGAAGGTGAAGTTATCGATATTTTTGCTGTAAATTAA
- the rpsQ gene encoding 30S ribosomal protein S17: MDRNLRKERIGVVSSNKMEKTIVVSETTRVKHPMYGKFVLKTKKYTAHDENNECTEGDTVLIQETRPMSKSKRWRLVRIIEKAK, from the coding sequence ATGGATAGAAATTTAAGAAAAGAAAGAATCGGAGTGGTTTCCAGCAATAAAATGGAAAAAACTATTGTTGTTAGTGAAACTACAAGAGTAAAGCACCCGATGTACGGTAAATTCGTTTTGAAGACGAAGAAATATACTGCACACGACGAGAACAACGAATGCACAGAAGGTGATACAGTTCTTATCCAAGAAACTAGACCTATGAGCAAGAGCAAGAGATGGAGATTAGTAAGAATCATTGAAAAAGCTAAGTAA
- the rplD gene encoding 50S ribosomal protein L4, which yields MELVVLNTSGKETGRKVTLDETVFGIEPNQHAVYLEVKQYLAAQRQGTHKAKERSEITASTKKLKKQKGSGSARYGDIKSPTFRGGGRVFGPKPRDYRFKLNKALKRLAKKSVLSQKMRDNSIKVLEDLSFGAPKTKDFINVLNALELSGKKSLFVLPEANKNVYLSSRNLPKTKVMNFNEISSYDLVNAGEIIFFEGAVEKFQENLKK from the coding sequence ATGGAACTAGTAGTATTAAATACATCAGGAAAGGAGACCGGAAGAAAAGTAACTCTAGACGAAACAGTATTCGGAATTGAGCCAAATCAGCACGCGGTTTACTTAGAAGTTAAACAGTATCTTGCTGCACAAAGACAGGGTACTCATAAAGCAAAAGAAAGAAGCGAAATTACTGCTTCTACTAAAAAGCTTAAGAAGCAAAAAGGATCAGGATCTGCTAGATATGGTGATATCAAATCTCCAACTTTCAGAGGTGGAGGTAGAGTATTCGGACCAAAACCAAGAGACTACAGATTCAAATTGAACAAAGCTCTTAAGAGATTAGCTAAAAAATCTGTTTTATCTCAGAAAATGAGAGACAACAGCATTAAAGTTTTAGAAGATTTGAGCTTTGGTGCTCCTAAGACTAAAGATTTCATCAATGTATTAAACGCATTGGAACTTAGCGGTAAGAAATCTTTATTCGTTCTTCCTGAAGCTAACAAGAATGTGTATTTATCTTCAAGAAACTTACCTAAAACTAAAGTAATGAACTTCAACGAGATCAGTTCTTACGATTTAGTAAATGCAGGTGAAATTATTTTCTTCGAAGGTGCAGTTGAAAAATTCCAGGAAAATTTAAAGAAATAA
- a CDS encoding glycerol-3-phosphate dehydrogenase/oxidase has protein sequence MKRNEELSKLTDVKEWDFIVIGGGASGLGSALDAVSRGFKTLLLESHDFAKATSSRSTKLVHGGVRYLAQGDVGLVKEALKERGLLAKNAAHIVKNQSFIIPNYTWWGGIYYKIGLSVYDFLAGKLSLGKTRYISKSKTVEKLPTIEQNHLMSGVVYQDGQFDDARLAINLTQTIIEKGGSAVNYVKVINLLKDSSDKVIGVVAEDQFSKQQYQIHAKVVINATGVFTNDILNMNNPKHGKLVVPSQGIHLVLDKSFLKSDDAIMIPKTSDGRVLFVVPWHDRALVGTTDTLLKDESFEPRALEEEINFVLNTARQYLSKKPTREDVKSVFAGLRPLAAPKDGSKSTKEVSRSHKVITSETGLVSIIGGKWTTYRKMAEDTVDEAMKVHRLGNTSSKTEHLSIHGNVKPEQVDRSNHLYVYGSDIPEIKTLQNSNPRYAQKIHPDHDFTVAEVVWALRSEMAETIEDILARRVRLLFLDARAAIDSAHNVARIIAEEKGYSEEWAQQQENEFIELAKGYLLTPYSPKVINLN, from the coding sequence ATGAAACGAAACGAAGAACTCAGTAAATTAACCGATGTAAAGGAATGGGACTTTATTGTCATAGGAGGAGGAGCCAGTGGTTTAGGTTCGGCACTAGACGCAGTAAGCAGAGGATTCAAAACTTTATTGCTTGAATCTCATGACTTTGCGAAAGCAACATCCAGCAGAAGTACCAAATTGGTACATGGTGGAGTAAGATATTTAGCACAGGGAGATGTAGGATTGGTAAAGGAAGCTCTTAAAGAAAGAGGACTGCTGGCGAAAAATGCAGCGCATATCGTAAAAAATCAATCTTTTATTATTCCTAATTATACCTGGTGGGGCGGGATCTATTATAAAATAGGATTGTCCGTTTATGATTTCCTTGCCGGAAAACTCAGTTTGGGCAAAACGAGATACATCAGCAAATCAAAAACCGTTGAAAAACTTCCTACTATTGAACAAAACCATTTAATGAGTGGTGTTGTTTATCAGGACGGACAGTTTGATGACGCCAGACTTGCGATCAATCTAACCCAGACGATCATTGAAAAAGGAGGAAGTGCAGTCAATTATGTAAAAGTGATCAACCTTTTAAAAGATAGCTCCGACAAAGTGATTGGCGTTGTAGCAGAAGACCAGTTTTCGAAACAACAATATCAGATTCATGCTAAAGTGGTCATCAATGCAACAGGGGTATTTACCAATGATATTCTCAATATGAATAATCCCAAACATGGTAAATTAGTTGTTCCAAGTCAGGGAATCCATTTAGTACTGGATAAATCGTTCCTTAAAAGTGACGACGCCATTATGATTCCAAAAACGTCAGACGGAAGAGTTCTTTTTGTTGTTCCATGGCATGACAGAGCTTTAGTAGGAACTACGGATACCCTTTTAAAGGATGAAAGTTTCGAACCGCGCGCTTTAGAAGAAGAGATCAATTTCGTTTTAAATACAGCAAGACAATATTTATCTAAAAAACCGACTCGTGAGGATGTAAAATCAGTTTTTGCAGGACTTCGCCCGCTTGCTGCTCCAAAAGACGGAAGTAAAAGTACGAAGGAAGTTTCCAGAAGCCACAAAGTCATTACTTCTGAAACAGGATTAGTTTCCATTATTGGCGGTAAATGGACGACTTACCGTAAAATGGCTGAAGATACAGTGGACGAAGCAATGAAAGTTCACAGACTTGGAAATACATCTTCCAAAACAGAACACCTTTCTATCCATGGAAATGTAAAGCCCGAACAAGTAGACAGATCCAATCATTTATATGTTTACGGGTCTGACATTCCTGAAATAAAAACTTTACAAAACAGCAATCCGCGATATGCTCAAAAAATTCACCCTGATCATGATTTCACAGTTGCAGAAGTGGTATGGGCTTTAAGAAGTGAGATGGCAGAAACCATTGAAGACATTCTGGCAAGAAGAGTACGTCTGTTGTTTTTAGATGCAAGAGCAGCTATTGACAGCGCTCACAATGTAGCAAGAATCATTGCTGAAGAAAAAGGATATTCTGAAGAATGGGCACAGCAGCAGGAAAATGAATTCATAGAATTGGCAAAAGGATATTTATTAACACCTTATTCACCTAAAGTAATCAACCTCAATTAA